One genomic segment of Pedobacter endophyticus includes these proteins:
- a CDS encoding acyl-CoA reductase, which produces MSALTHEKVIIAFKKLGQMLSNPTDILGNAFFSAESNNPWFTRENIEKSILSFSEMLNEHDIDVWIESAKFTPTPKKVGLILAGNIPMVGFHDVLSVLATGNIALIKLSSSDDKLITAVISELIKIEPAFEDKIAYVERLKDFDAVIATGSNNSSRYFDYYFSKVPNIIRKNRNSVAVLDGSETFEDIQRLGSDIFDYFGLGCRNVSKVYFPKGYDVANLYQGIESFLPVINHFKYQNNYDYNKSIYLVNAAKHFDNGFLLLKEDENLASPLAVLFYEEYESLKAVSEKLGLQRENIQCIVSKTDLNLPTYAFGDSQHPKLWDYADNVNTIAFLNELAD; this is translated from the coding sequence ATGTCGGCATTAACTCACGAAAAAGTAATAATTGCGTTCAAGAAATTAGGTCAAATGCTTAGTAACCCTACTGACATACTAGGAAATGCATTTTTTAGTGCCGAAAGCAACAATCCGTGGTTCACCAGAGAAAATATAGAAAAATCAATTTTGTCGTTTTCGGAGATGTTGAACGAGCATGATATCGACGTTTGGATCGAATCTGCAAAGTTCACTCCCACGCCAAAAAAAGTTGGGCTTATCCTTGCCGGAAACATCCCGATGGTGGGTTTTCATGATGTATTATCAGTTTTGGCTACGGGAAACATTGCACTTATTAAATTATCCTCATCTGATGATAAACTGATTACCGCCGTTATTTCCGAATTAATCAAAATAGAGCCTGCTTTTGAGGATAAGATAGCATATGTTGAACGGTTGAAGGATTTCGACGCGGTAATTGCCACTGGGAGCAATAACTCATCGAGATACTTTGATTATTATTTTTCGAAAGTGCCGAACATTATCAGAAAAAACAGGAATAGCGTTGCGGTACTCGATGGTTCGGAGACATTTGAAGATATACAACGACTGGGTTCGGATATCTTTGATTATTTTGGATTAGGCTGTAGAAATGTTTCAAAAGTGTACTTCCCTAAAGGTTACGATGTGGCAAACTTGTACCAGGGAATTGAAAGCTTTTTACCTGTTATTAATCATTTCAAATACCAGAATAACTACGACTACAACAAGTCGATCTATTTAGTTAATGCGGCGAAACACTTCGATAATGGCTTTCTGCTTTTAAAGGAAGACGAGAATCTGGCTTCGCCACTGGCCGTGCTTTTTTACGAGGAGTATGAAAGTTTGAAAGCGGTTTCGGAAAAACTCGGTTTACAGCGCGAAAATATTCAATGTATCGTTTCTAAGACAGATCTTAACCTGCCAACTTATGCTTTTGGCGATAGTCAGCATCCAAAACTTTGGGATTATGCCGATAACGTAAACACGATAGCGTTTTTGAATGAGCTGGCAGATTAG
- a CDS encoding 4Fe-4S dicluster domain-containing protein: protein MAIKITDECINCGACEPECPNNAIYDAGTAWRFSDGTNLEGIINFGNQQIEADAAQEAVSDEVYYIVSDKCTECKGFHDEPQCAAVCPVDCCVDDEDIRETEEELLAKKAWLHQEG, encoded by the coding sequence ATGGCGATTAAAATAACAGATGAGTGTATAAATTGTGGGGCCTGCGAACCAGAATGCCCAAATAATGCAATTTACGATGCCGGTACTGCATGGCGTTTTTCTGACGGAACCAATTTAGAAGGCATCATTAATTTTGGAAATCAACAAATAGAAGCAGACGCTGCGCAAGAAGCGGTTTCTGATGAGGTATATTACATCGTTTCTGATAAATGTACCGAATGTAAAGGCTTCCACGATGAGCCTCAATGCGCTGCCGTTTGTCCGGTAGATTGTTGCGTTGATGATGAAGATATTCGTGAAACAGAAGAAGAACTATTGGCTAAGAAAGCTTGGCTACACCAGGAAGGATAA
- a CDS encoding universal stress protein: protein MNFKKILIAVDNSTCSEKAAKAGYDMAETFGAEVALVNIIEPIPANVNPDLTLAPVFLETYDNSEENSHLLLKEMEAKYGNGITTTYLSVVDTAAHGIIQQSDEWGSDLIVIGTYGRTGLYHFLMGSVAEHVARKSACPVLIIPNKCDVD, encoded by the coding sequence ATGAATTTTAAGAAAATATTAATTGCCGTTGATAATAGCACCTGCTCAGAAAAAGCAGCCAAGGCCGGTTACGACATGGCCGAAACCTTCGGCGCCGAAGTGGCACTGGTAAACATTATCGAGCCAATTCCCGCAAATGTGAACCCCGATTTAACATTAGCGCCTGTATTTTTAGAAACGTACGACAATAGCGAAGAAAACAGCCATTTGCTTTTGAAAGAGATGGAAGCGAAATACGGTAATGGCATTACAACAACGTATTTAAGTGTGGTTGATACTGCGGCACACGGCATTATTCAACAATCTGACGAATGGGGATCGGACTTAATTGTTATCGGTACCTACGGCCGTACAGGATTGTACCACTTTTTGATGGGAAGCGTAGCTGAACACGTGGCCCGAAAATCGGCTTGCCCGGTTTTGATTATCCCGAATAAATGTGACGTGGACTAG